gTTTTGGTCACCCTTCGTACCGGGGCTGgtaccatttttctttcctttctttttctctctctctctctttctctctctcattcaCCTTCTGTTGAAGTACGATacctaaacaaaaaattttaaaacaaatcctAATCTTTCTCGTTGGAATGCATACATGCTTGCAACCGTCACAAGGTATGATAAGCAATCTGAAGTGTTAAATTAAATCCATCCAAAACGGATATTAGTAGCACCACTTTTGCGGTCCAGTAGTTGacacaaaaaagtaaacccaTTAAAAGCTCTTTTGTGCTTGCCCCCTCTTTGGGGGGCATCTTCCAAACGAATCAGAAATTAAGACACAACCGCTCACACCGCGCAGCAGCATTGATAAAAATTTTACGCCCAAAAATTTGTTATCAAATTCGTTCAACCATTCCAACGGCATCGCAAACCGGCTACGACGATACCGGGTGTGTGACAGACAAGCAATAAGCGCCCAACATCTGCTGCCAGTCGTGGGTGAACCATAACGATTGCTTGCCTGCGCTTACTATACACCGCTTAATTAATCGTTTCCGATCGAACGGAACGCTTCTGCCTCATCGGAACATTTATTGACGACGTCTTCATTTTAGAAGTGGAGCATGGCTTTGGGCTATAAAATCCATTTGCTGTAACAACGTTAGAAATCAGTATGaattaaacaatttgaaaTTAAACGCCTAAAGCTAGGCAATCAGCATTCAATACCTGTAcatcttccaaaaaattagGCGCCTAAATCTATGCAAAACGATACATTTTTCAAGTAGAAATAGCTATCGGAAATTCCCGATGAATAAAGTAATGCTATTAAAGATACAATAAGTGATTCGATTCAACAACACCgtccaaaaaagaaagaatctACTCTAACACACCTGGTCAAAACGCCTTCCCAGGCCAAGCACTGCACTTCATGCACGGTAATAAACTACAAGAGCACTTACGTATTCATTTTTCTCTAAATTTTACCAATCGATTTGGCATTTCACAGATGAACGTACCACCGTTTATCAgcttgtaaaatatttaccgAGAGTACTTACGTTCATTTCCAAtagcaccaaccaaccaatcaaCATCCATGCTTAACATTTATGTATTCATCTCGTTCGCAAAAGCAGACGGCATGTGATACTTGCTTCGTACCACAACCCCGCTTAAAGCCATATGAATAGGTACGTCAGTAACGTGAATTAGCTACCGTTTATTTTCGCACACAATTTCCCAAAGTGCCCGATCACCTACACATACGCTTGTGTCTAAGAATCACTTGCGGTGGTTTTACTTAAGCTTCAAGTAGCATCCATTTAAGTGCCGCTTGGTTATGACTTTTCCGTTGCTTTCTTAACATATCGTTgcttgtctctctctctctctctcacacacacactctttcgGTCTAGAATCGCTTTGCAAATTTCAAGCTTCTACTCCTTGATGCCTAGCAGTGCCTTCAGCGTATTGGAATTCACACGGGCCTGTGCACATATTTTGCTTTCCATCAGCACGGACGGTTCGTGTAGCAGCATTCGTATGCACTCGGTAGCATTGTACAGCGAGTCTTCCAgctgtactgctgctgcagctgaatTATTTGCCTCCGTAGAACGTCGCCCAAGCTCGGCCAGAGCGGCATGAAGTTCGAACCGGGTGGCACCGAATGCACGAGCTTcggctgcaaaaaaaaagggttaaccGATTGAGACCATATACCAATAGATCTTCCCCCtaaagcccccccccccccttcccgcAAAAAAAGGTCGGTAGAGACTTACCGGGACAAATCTTCTCGAACAGCGCAATCAATTCCTGACAAACCTTGATCTTGTTCATCAGCTTATCGTACGGGATCTTCTTGATCGCTTCCGGATTGTTGCCGCCAATCACCTGCGACAGCGAAATCTTCACATCCACCATAAACTGATGATTCGAGGCAAGCCACTTCGAGTAGTGCTTCATGTACTTATTGCAGTGATCCTCCCGATGTTTTTCCATCGCTTCCAGATCCATACGGGCCCGTTCCAGGATCTGTCCCACAGCCGCACCCGTCACCTCCTTCGAGCATCGCAAACACTTCCAATCGCCAGTCCACTGGGCCTTATCCACCGGCAACAGGTAGCCCTTGCACTTTGAATCCTTCTGAAAGCCGGAACACCTGAGCGCACTGAAGTACGTCTCGTACTCGGTCGGATCATTACAGCGCTCACACTCGCAGCGGAACATCTTTGTCTGCTGCAGATGTTCCAACCGATTGCCCGTCGTCCACATCACATCCGTGTAGCAGATGCTGAGCCGCTCGCCGCGTCGAATTGCGTTCGGTGCCCAGATGACCACTTCGCCGCGATTAGTGAAACTTTTCGACAGATTTGGCCGGCAGGAGTGTTCCAGCATCGATGCCATGTTGTAGATCGCTACCGAGGATGGTTCCGTCAGTGGGACTTCGTGGCCGTTCACCTGAACAATGCCAACCACGCGCAGTATCTCGTCCTCGTCCCATTTGTTTTCACACTTGAAGAATCTACCAAGAAAATGGAGATGATTTAACAATAAATacatcacaaaaataaatgcattcgGAAACACACACCGTGGAATCAGCTTGGCAACACCTTCTCGATCGTTTCGCCATTGCTCCGAACCGCGCCGTTCTTCTTCGTGTGATTCCAATTTTAGCAGCGCTTCCCAACGGGCAGGATCACTCTCGGCCAGCAGCAGACACCGCACTGGCATTAAGCACTGGTACGTTGGATGTGGCACATAGAAGTGCTGGATAGAAATCTGGAAAGCGATGGACAGATAGTGGTGGATCTTTTAGATAAACACTAAATATAAATGATGTCGTAACTATAAggaattttccttctttgtggTAAGTTCTGCTGTCTTCTTTGACGACCTTTAAGGTCATCGTATAATGTAAATCTtaatgttaataaaaaaagaaaattgtttgcttATCGTTTGTGAAACGACATTTAGCTATCTTGATTATAAGCTACTCTAGTCGAGGTACCATCTCGCCTCCCATCAGCATGACTTTTTTACTGAAAAGTTCTTCGTCGACTGAGATCATGTCTCTCATTTCGTCTTTGTTTGAAAACAAGTTCGTTGGTCGTTAAATAAATGCTTTCTATATTGACTTGGCGTATATTGGCAGGACCTAGAAAGCCCTAGAAGCTAGAAAGGCTTGGTTAAAATCATATCTTATGAACTGTACTCATCAAGTCAGAATTCAGGATCTGATCGTTTTCTGATCTTCAGGTTAGATCATCAGATGTTCCTCGGGGCAGTGATTTGAGTCCTCCATTATTTCTGTCGTATATCAACGATTGTGCTCATGTATTTCCTTCCGATAATATCCTTCTGTACGCTAACGAACTGCAAGACTTTCTTCCTGAGAACTCGTCTTCAGATTATTGACGTCGTCAAGATTTCCTCAATGGCTTCTCTCTTTGGTGTGGTGGAATGTACTTTGTTCCGCAAAAGTGTAATCTTTTGGAGATATGCTATATGTGGCATCAACATCAATCGGTTATTTTCCATCAAGGATCTTGGatcatttggatttttttctcagcAAAACTAATCGTATGAACGGTCACATTACACGTATCTCGTCTAATGTCCGTCATCTCTGAAGGCATTACTTTGTTACTGGATACGATCGATCCTCGTAGTTTTATCCACAATTCTACCACAAGCCTGTTAGACTTTGAATCTCTGCAAACTCGTTTATTCAATCCacctaaaataaatataaaaattagccccttttccttcctttccccGATTTTTCcctgcgcaaaaaaaaacctcacttAACATTCCTACTAGGCTAATGCGTTTCGGCAAGAATAATCCTTTCCAGAATGAGTTCAAATAGCATTCAACATCTCTCAACATCTATTCGCTTTTAACTTTTAACATACATCGTTAGGCCTTTGAGGCAGGcatatgtaaataaatattaaataaacgatttaaaaaactTACTTTACTGCCCCGCGCAATGGTAAATTTACACTCTGCCTGATGAGCTGGATGATCTTGACAGGATCGCTTACAGACGGGCCATCCACAGCGTTCACattctttatattttttctcctccagtccctaaaacaaatataaacagGATATGGTTTTAATTAGCCATATTTTACTATCtgacaaataataaaatataaatcaaaatattaaaaaatgtgtttcaaattaattgtggcatattgcatactttcaggcgtacATTTGTTGCCCAGGATCAGGAATGATCACAAATTTAATCATTATTTCTCTACTAAACTTGTAAAAACTTGTCTATAAATGTACGTGTACGTAATGTAGGCTCTTCTCAAGTACCCAAATTAAACAATCATAATTTACTCACCTGCAAACATCCCACACAGACTGGACCGGTGATTTGTGCTGGTCCGTGTACTAGCGGCGCCTCTTTCAGTATAATCTCCCCTGCTTTAATATCACGCGTTGCCACCAAAAACCGACCGTACTGTTCATTCGAGCAGATCTGATCGAaagcgaaatggaaaatgtagaATCACCCATTGGGATTAGTTGATGTAAAATAAGAGAAAACATATATCTTCTAATGAAAAACAGGAGTACCATAAGATAATTTTCTTTAGCATGCACTCCCGCTACACCATCCACTCGGCTCAACTTCCCACACAAAAGAACCTACTTTGAATGGATGACAGGTGGCTTTGTGCACCTTCCAgtcctgctgctgatgttcgACACAGCAGTAGTACACCATGGCACACCGAGAGCATCGTTTGCTAGCCTCCTTCTTGCAGATTGGACAGATCTTCTCAATCCGATCGTCTTCGTCTTCCAGCATTATTACAGCACGCTTGCTTTCTTGACCCACACAAAAGCACTTAACCGtcggttggttttgtttctagCTCGTAACAAACGCACCACGTGACTTCTTTCAATGAACTTTTACCCCCCACTCGGTTCGGTTcaagtagtagcagcagcaccaggaAATGGTATTTTTATCTTCACCTCATTTCACCCGTAACATCGAAAACATCAccagaaaaaacacaaaaagaatcttcaacaatGCCCACTGACACAAGAGATGTGAGAGAGCGCAGAGTTTAAAGAACAAGACTGATGATTGgatttatttcactttcttAAATAGATGAAATTAACAATAAACACTATGGCTCCAATTTCAGTTACAATCTATTTAAACAAACTCCCTATATCTCCAAAGACACGAggggcaaaaacaaaccactgtGACTTCAATACCCTTTGGTAATTTCCCGACGACACGCGAACATCAACTAACAGCAAGCTTCATTCGCTGTATTAGAAACACCTGACGAACAGATGAACTCATCGggcaaaatgaacaaaacgaaCGGAAGTGCGCAAGCGTCAGTTGGTTAGTTTAGAAATATGTCACAGAATAGGCTAGCGGGAGTGTTGCTACAGTACAGTCTAGTCACGCATTATGCCAGAGCATTAGTTTATTTAGACAACACCGAAATGAACACACGGTCGATCACCGGCTTGATTTATCTCAAGCAAGGTTCCGTGAAGTTATGCATACAGCATCGAGGATCGGGACGTTCGAGACATAAATAAGGGCTGGAGCGCTTAATTATTTCTCGTACGATCGTTTGCGGTTACCCGAGGGTACGTAAACGTTGCTGACCTGTGGGTccagttttaaaacaaatggaTAGGGAACAGCTTGAGCATATCAGCAAATTCTGGATCGAAGATCTGCAATACTAatgcgatcgatcgatcacgaGGATCGATACGAGCTTCAAAGATCGGTAAGCAGCTGATTCGGATTACTCAGAGCAAGTGTTTACAATAACTTTCCCGCAGAGTTCTTTTGTGATCCATATTTAGCAGTGACTATTTTAAACACAAAGATCCTGATCGTTTACTGCTAGAATTCGTCTCGAGATGGTACACAGAGTATCACCGTTCGTCTAGAAGGCGGTAGAGCAAACTTGATGATAAGTAGGACTAGATACTAGATCATTCGTTGATCGGTAGATCAAAGCCACTTAGCGGAGCGAAATCTGCTATTACCTGAAACCCTGCTGCACAGGTGCATTAGGTTGATCGTGCCGGGCCTACCCCAACCAGTCGTCCACGCATTACAGCCACCAGAAACCACCACGTTTCATAACGTCCCTTACGGCGCAATTACCAACAGATAAATGATCGTACCGCAACCTACCCACAATATAAAGGAAAGCTATTTTTGGTGGCAGGTTTCCATTTCTAACAGACGCGTCTTCCGCCAAAAAAACGGACCCCGACCGGTGAACCTTGCCAATGTGTGCGCTGCACGTTTA
This genomic window from Anopheles maculipalpis chromosome 2RL, idAnoMacuDA_375_x, whole genome shotgun sequence contains:
- the LOC126568112 gene encoding SET domain-containing protein SmydA-8-like, whose translation is MLEDEDDRIEKICPICKKEASKRCSRCAMVYYCCVEHQQQDWKVHKATCHPFKICSNEQYGRFLVATRDIKAGEIILKEAPLVHGPAQITGPVCVGCLQGLEEKKYKECERCGWPVCKRSCQDHPAHQAECKFTIARGSKISIQHFYVPHPTYQCLMPVRCLLLAESDPARWEALLKLESHEEERRGSEQWRNDREGVAKLIPRFFKCENKWDEDEILRVVGIVQVNGHEVPLTEPSSVAIYNMASMLEHSCRPNLSKSFTNRGEVVIWAPNAIRRGERLSICYTDVMWTTGNRLEHLQQTKMFRCECERCNDPTEYETYFSALRCSGFQKDSKCKGYLLPVDKAQWTGDWKCLRCSKEVTGAAVGQILERARMDLEAMEKHREDHCNKYMKHYSKWLASNHQFMVDVKISLSQVIGGNNPEAIKKIPYDKLMNKIKVCQELIALFEKICPAEARAFGATRFELHAALAELGRRSTEANNSAAAAVQLEDSLYNATECIRMLLHEPSVLMESKICAQARVNSNTLKALLGIKE